Proteins encoded in a region of the Eulemur rufifrons isolate Redbay chromosome 15, OSU_ERuf_1, whole genome shotgun sequence genome:
- the ABCF1 gene encoding ATP-binding cassette sub-family F member 1 isoform X2 codes for MPKGPKQQPPEPEWIGDGESTSPADKVVKKGKKDKKTKKTFFEELAVEDKQAGEEEKALKEKEQQQQQQQVQQKKKRDTRKGRRKKDVDDDGEEKELMERLKKLSVPASDEEDEVPAPVARAGKKTKGGNVFAALIQDQSEEEEEEEEKHPPKPAKPEKNRINKAVSEEQQQPGLKGRQAREEKSRGKAKPQSKFAALANEEEDEEEEIIKEKEPPKQGKENARKAERGSEEEVEAGEQEEEEGESKADDPYAHLSKKEKKKLKKQMEYERQVASLKAANAAENDFSVSQAEVSSRQAMLENASDIKLEKFSISAHGKELFVNADLYIVAGRRYGLVGPNGKGKTTLLKHIANRALSIPPNIDVLLCEQEVVADETPAVQAVLRADTKRLKLLEEERRLQGQLEQGDDTAAERLEKVYEELRATGAAAAEAKARRILAGLGFDPEMQSRPTQKFSGGWRMRVSLARALFMEPTLLMLDEPTNHLDLNAVIWLNNYLQGWRKTLLIVSHDQGFLDDVCTDIIHLDAQRLHYYRGNYMTFKKMYQQKQKELLKQYEKQEKKLKELKAGGKSTKQAEKQTKEALTRKQQKCRRKNQDEESQEAPELLKRPKEYTVRFTFPDPPPLSPPVLGLHGVTFGYEGQKPLFKNLDFGIDMDSRICIVGPNGVGKSTLLLLLTGKLTPTRGEMRKNHRLKIGFFNQQYAEQLHMEETPTEYLQRSFNLPYQDARKCLGRFGLESHAHTIQICKLSGGQKARVVFAELACREPDVLILDEPTNNLDIESIDALGEAINEYKGAVIVVSHDARLITETNCQLWVVEEQSVSQIDGDFEDYKREVLEALGEVMVNRPRE; via the exons ACAAAGtggtgaagaaaggaaagaaggacaaGAAGACCAAAAAGACG TTCTTTGAAGAGCTGGCAGTAGAAGACAAACAGGCTGGCGAGGAAGAGAAAGCGCTCAAGGagaaggagcagcagcagcagcagcagcaggtacAA CAAAAAAAGAAGCGAGACACCCGAAAAGGCCGGCGAAAGAAGGATGTGGACGATGATGGCGAGGAGAAAGAGCTCATGGAGCGCCTTAAGAAGCTGTCGGTGCCAGCCAGCGATGAGGAGGACGAGG TGCCTGCCCCGGTAGCCCGAGCGGGGAAGAAGACCAAG GGTGGTAATGTTTTTGCAGCCCTGATTCAGGATcagagtgaggaagaggaggaggaggaagaaaaacatcCCCCTAAGCCTGCCAAGCCAGAGAAGAATCGGATCAATAAG GCTGTATCTGAGGAACAGCAGCAGCCCGGGCTCAAGGGCAGACAGGCACGGGAAGAGAAGTCGAGAGGGAAGGCCAAG CCTCAGAGTAAATTTGCTGCTCTGGCCAATGAAGAagaggatgaagaagaagaaataataaaagaaaaggagcCTCCCAAACAAGGGAAAGAGAATGCCAGGAAGGCAGAGCGG GGTTCAGAGGAAGAAGTTGAAGCTGGCgagcaagaggaggaggaaggagagtctAAGGCAGATGATCCCTATGCTCACCTAagcaaaaaggagaagaaaaagctgAAGAAACAG ATGGAGTATGAGCGCCAGGTGGCTTCATTAAAAGCAGCCAATGCTGCTGAAAATGACTTCTCCGTGTCCCAGGCAGAGGTGTCCTCTCGCCAAGCCATGTTAGAAAATGCATCTGACATCAAG CTGGAGAAGTTCAGCATCTCGGCCCACGGCAAGGAGCTATTCGTCAATGCGGACCTGTATATTGTCGCCGGCCGCCGCTATGGGCTGGTGGGACCCAATGG CAAGGGCAAGACCACGCTGCTCAAGCACATCGCCAACCGAGCGCTGAGCATCCCCCCCAACATCGACGTGCTGCTGTGTGAGCAGG AGGTGGTGGCGGATGAGACACCAGCCGTGCAGGCTGTTCTTCGAGCCGACACCAAGCGATTGAAGCTGCTGGAAGAGGAGCGTCGGCTTCAGGGACAGCTGGAACAGGGGGATGACACAGCTGCCGAGAGGCTAGAGAAG gtgTATGAGGAATTGCGGGCCACCGGGGCGGCAGCTGCAGAGGCCAAAGCACGGCGGATCCTGGCCGGTCTGGGCTTCGACCCTGAAATGCAGAGTCGGCCCACACAGAAGTTCTCGGGGGGCTGGCGCATGCGTGTCTCTCTGGCCAG GGCACTGTTCATGGAGCCCACGCTGCTGATGCTGGACGAGCCCACGAACCACCTGGACCTCAACGCCGTCATCTGGCTCAATAA CTACCTCCAGGGCTGGCGGAAGACCTTGCTTATCGTGTCCCACGACCAGGGCTTCCTGGATGACGTCTGCACTGACATCATCCATCTGGACGCCCAGCGGCTCCATTACTACAGGGGCAATTACA TGACCTTCAAGAAGATGTACCAGCAGAAGCAGAAGGAGCTGCTGAAGCAGTACGAGAAGCAGGAGAAAAAGCTGAAGGAGCTGAAGGCGGGGGGCAAGTCCACCAAGCAGGCG GAAAAGCAAACGAAGGAAGCCCTGACTCGAAAGCAGCAGAAATGCCGACGGAAAAACCAGGATGAGGAATCGCAGGAGGCCCCTGAGCTCCTGAAGCGCCCCAAGGAATACACTGTGCGCTTCACCTTCCCCGACCCCCCGCCACTCAGCCCTCCGGTGCTGGGTCTGCACG GTGTGACATTTGGCTATGAGGGGCAGAAACCGCTCTTTAAGAACCTGGACTTTGGCATCGACATGGACTCCAGGA TCTGCATCGTGGGCCCCAATGGCGTGGGCAAGAGCACCCTGCTCCTCTTGCTGACCGGCAAGCTGACGCCG ACCCGCGGGGAAATGAGAAAGAACCATCGGCTG AAAATTGGCTTCTTCAACCAGCAGTATGCAGAGCAGCTGCACATGGAGGAGACGCCCACCGAATACCTGCAGCGCAGCTTCAACCTGCCCTACCAGGACGCCCGCAAGTGCCTGGGCCGCTTTGGCCTGGAGAGTCATGCCCACACCATCCAGATCTGCAAGCTCTCTG GTGGTCAGAAAGCCCGAGTTGTGTTTGCGGAGTTGGCCTGTCGGGAGCCTGATGTCCTCATCTTG GACGAGCCAACCAATAACCTGGACATAGAGTCCATCgatgctctgggggaagccatcAACGAGTACAAGGGTG CTGTGATCGTTGTCAGCCACGACGCGCGACTCATCACGGAAACCAACTGCcagctgtgggtggtggaggagcAGAGTGTCAGCCAAATCGATGGCGACTTCGAGGACTACAAGCGGGAGGTGTTGGAGGCCCTGGGTGAAGTCATGGTCAACCGACCCCGAGAGTGA
- the ABCF1 gene encoding ATP-binding cassette sub-family F member 1 isoform X4, with the protein MPKGPKQQPPEPEWIGDGESTSPADKVVKKGKKDKKTKKTFFEELAVEDKQAGEEEKALKEKEQQQQQQQQKKKRDTRKGRRKKDVDDDGEEKELMERLKKLSVPASDEEDEVPAPVARAGKKTKGGNVFAALIQDQSEEEEEEEEKHPPKPAKPEKNRINKAVSEEQQQPGLKGRQAREEKSRGKAKPQSKFAALANEEEDEEEEIIKEKEPPKQGKENARKAERGSEEEVEAGEQEEEEGESKADDPYAHLSKKEKKKLKKQMEYERQVASLKAANAAENDFSVSQAEVSSRQAMLENASDIKLEKFSISAHGKELFVNADLYIVAGRRYGLVGPNGKGKTTLLKHIANRALSIPPNIDVLLCEQEVVADETPAVQAVLRADTKRLKLLEEERRLQGQLEQGDDTAAERLEKVYEELRATGAAAAEAKARRILAGLGFDPEMQSRPTQKFSGGWRMRVSLARALFMEPTLLMLDEPTNHLDLNAVIWLNNYLQGWRKTLLIVSHDQGFLDDVCTDIIHLDAQRLHYYRGNYMTFKKMYQQKQKELLKQYEKQEKKLKELKAGGKSTKQAEKQTKEALTRKQQKCRRKNQDEESQEAPELLKRPKEYTVRFTFPDPPPLSPPVLGLHGVTFGYEGQKPLFKNLDFGIDMDSRICIVGPNGVGKSTLLLLLTGKLTPTRGEMRKNHRLKIGFFNQQYAEQLHMEETPTEYLQRSFNLPYQDARKCLGRFGLESHAHTIQICKLSGGQKARVVFAELACREPDVLILDEPTNNLDIESIDALGEAINEYKGAVIVVSHDARLITETNCQLWVVEEQSVSQIDGDFEDYKREVLEALGEVMVNRPRE; encoded by the exons ACAAAGtggtgaagaaaggaaagaaggacaaGAAGACCAAAAAGACG TTCTTTGAAGAGCTGGCAGTAGAAGACAAACAGGCTGGCGAGGAAGAGAAAGCGCTCAAGGagaaggagcagcagcagcagcagcagcag CAAAAAAAGAAGCGAGACACCCGAAAAGGCCGGCGAAAGAAGGATGTGGACGATGATGGCGAGGAGAAAGAGCTCATGGAGCGCCTTAAGAAGCTGTCGGTGCCAGCCAGCGATGAGGAGGACGAGG TGCCTGCCCCGGTAGCCCGAGCGGGGAAGAAGACCAAG GGTGGTAATGTTTTTGCAGCCCTGATTCAGGATcagagtgaggaagaggaggaggaggaagaaaaacatcCCCCTAAGCCTGCCAAGCCAGAGAAGAATCGGATCAATAAG GCTGTATCTGAGGAACAGCAGCAGCCCGGGCTCAAGGGCAGACAGGCACGGGAAGAGAAGTCGAGAGGGAAGGCCAAG CCTCAGAGTAAATTTGCTGCTCTGGCCAATGAAGAagaggatgaagaagaagaaataataaaagaaaaggagcCTCCCAAACAAGGGAAAGAGAATGCCAGGAAGGCAGAGCGG GGTTCAGAGGAAGAAGTTGAAGCTGGCgagcaagaggaggaggaaggagagtctAAGGCAGATGATCCCTATGCTCACCTAagcaaaaaggagaagaaaaagctgAAGAAACAG ATGGAGTATGAGCGCCAGGTGGCTTCATTAAAAGCAGCCAATGCTGCTGAAAATGACTTCTCCGTGTCCCAGGCAGAGGTGTCCTCTCGCCAAGCCATGTTAGAAAATGCATCTGACATCAAG CTGGAGAAGTTCAGCATCTCGGCCCACGGCAAGGAGCTATTCGTCAATGCGGACCTGTATATTGTCGCCGGCCGCCGCTATGGGCTGGTGGGACCCAATGG CAAGGGCAAGACCACGCTGCTCAAGCACATCGCCAACCGAGCGCTGAGCATCCCCCCCAACATCGACGTGCTGCTGTGTGAGCAGG AGGTGGTGGCGGATGAGACACCAGCCGTGCAGGCTGTTCTTCGAGCCGACACCAAGCGATTGAAGCTGCTGGAAGAGGAGCGTCGGCTTCAGGGACAGCTGGAACAGGGGGATGACACAGCTGCCGAGAGGCTAGAGAAG gtgTATGAGGAATTGCGGGCCACCGGGGCGGCAGCTGCAGAGGCCAAAGCACGGCGGATCCTGGCCGGTCTGGGCTTCGACCCTGAAATGCAGAGTCGGCCCACACAGAAGTTCTCGGGGGGCTGGCGCATGCGTGTCTCTCTGGCCAG GGCACTGTTCATGGAGCCCACGCTGCTGATGCTGGACGAGCCCACGAACCACCTGGACCTCAACGCCGTCATCTGGCTCAATAA CTACCTCCAGGGCTGGCGGAAGACCTTGCTTATCGTGTCCCACGACCAGGGCTTCCTGGATGACGTCTGCACTGACATCATCCATCTGGACGCCCAGCGGCTCCATTACTACAGGGGCAATTACA TGACCTTCAAGAAGATGTACCAGCAGAAGCAGAAGGAGCTGCTGAAGCAGTACGAGAAGCAGGAGAAAAAGCTGAAGGAGCTGAAGGCGGGGGGCAAGTCCACCAAGCAGGCG GAAAAGCAAACGAAGGAAGCCCTGACTCGAAAGCAGCAGAAATGCCGACGGAAAAACCAGGATGAGGAATCGCAGGAGGCCCCTGAGCTCCTGAAGCGCCCCAAGGAATACACTGTGCGCTTCACCTTCCCCGACCCCCCGCCACTCAGCCCTCCGGTGCTGGGTCTGCACG GTGTGACATTTGGCTATGAGGGGCAGAAACCGCTCTTTAAGAACCTGGACTTTGGCATCGACATGGACTCCAGGA TCTGCATCGTGGGCCCCAATGGCGTGGGCAAGAGCACCCTGCTCCTCTTGCTGACCGGCAAGCTGACGCCG ACCCGCGGGGAAATGAGAAAGAACCATCGGCTG AAAATTGGCTTCTTCAACCAGCAGTATGCAGAGCAGCTGCACATGGAGGAGACGCCCACCGAATACCTGCAGCGCAGCTTCAACCTGCCCTACCAGGACGCCCGCAAGTGCCTGGGCCGCTTTGGCCTGGAGAGTCATGCCCACACCATCCAGATCTGCAAGCTCTCTG GTGGTCAGAAAGCCCGAGTTGTGTTTGCGGAGTTGGCCTGTCGGGAGCCTGATGTCCTCATCTTG GACGAGCCAACCAATAACCTGGACATAGAGTCCATCgatgctctgggggaagccatcAACGAGTACAAGGGTG CTGTGATCGTTGTCAGCCACGACGCGCGACTCATCACGGAAACCAACTGCcagctgtgggtggtggaggagcAGAGTGTCAGCCAAATCGATGGCGACTTCGAGGACTACAAGCGGGAGGTGTTGGAGGCCCTGGGTGAAGTCATGGTCAACCGACCCCGAGAGTGA
- the ABCF1 gene encoding ATP-binding cassette sub-family F member 1 isoform X5 has product MPKGPKQQPPEPEWIGDGESTSPADKVVKKGKKDKKTKKTFFEELAVEDKQAGEEEKALKEKEQQQQQQQVQQKKKRDTRKGRRKKDVDDDGEEKELMERLKKLSVPASDEEDEVPAPVARAGKKTKGGNVFAALIQDQSEEEEEEEEKHPPKPAKPEKNRINKAVSEEQQQPGLKGRQAREEKSRGKAKPQSKFAALANEEEDEEEEIIKEKEPPKQGKENARKAERMEYERQVASLKAANAAENDFSVSQAEVSSRQAMLENASDIKLEKFSISAHGKELFVNADLYIVAGRRYGLVGPNGKGKTTLLKHIANRALSIPPNIDVLLCEQEVVADETPAVQAVLRADTKRLKLLEEERRLQGQLEQGDDTAAERLEKVYEELRATGAAAAEAKARRILAGLGFDPEMQSRPTQKFSGGWRMRVSLARALFMEPTLLMLDEPTNHLDLNAVIWLNNYLQGWRKTLLIVSHDQGFLDDVCTDIIHLDAQRLHYYRGNYMTFKKMYQQKQKELLKQYEKQEKKLKELKAGGKSTKQAEKQTKEALTRKQQKCRRKNQDEESQEAPELLKRPKEYTVRFTFPDPPPLSPPVLGLHGVTFGYEGQKPLFKNLDFGIDMDSRICIVGPNGVGKSTLLLLLTGKLTPTRGEMRKNHRLKIGFFNQQYAEQLHMEETPTEYLQRSFNLPYQDARKCLGRFGLESHAHTIQICKLSGGQKARVVFAELACREPDVLILDEPTNNLDIESIDALGEAINEYKGAVIVVSHDARLITETNCQLWVVEEQSVSQIDGDFEDYKREVLEALGEVMVNRPRE; this is encoded by the exons ACAAAGtggtgaagaaaggaaagaaggacaaGAAGACCAAAAAGACG TTCTTTGAAGAGCTGGCAGTAGAAGACAAACAGGCTGGCGAGGAAGAGAAAGCGCTCAAGGagaaggagcagcagcagcagcagcagcaggtacAA CAAAAAAAGAAGCGAGACACCCGAAAAGGCCGGCGAAAGAAGGATGTGGACGATGATGGCGAGGAGAAAGAGCTCATGGAGCGCCTTAAGAAGCTGTCGGTGCCAGCCAGCGATGAGGAGGACGAGG TGCCTGCCCCGGTAGCCCGAGCGGGGAAGAAGACCAAG GGTGGTAATGTTTTTGCAGCCCTGATTCAGGATcagagtgaggaagaggaggaggaggaagaaaaacatcCCCCTAAGCCTGCCAAGCCAGAGAAGAATCGGATCAATAAG GCTGTATCTGAGGAACAGCAGCAGCCCGGGCTCAAGGGCAGACAGGCACGGGAAGAGAAGTCGAGAGGGAAGGCCAAG CCTCAGAGTAAATTTGCTGCTCTGGCCAATGAAGAagaggatgaagaagaagaaataataaaagaaaaggagcCTCCCAAACAAGGGAAAGAGAATGCCAGGAAGGCAGAGCGG ATGGAGTATGAGCGCCAGGTGGCTTCATTAAAAGCAGCCAATGCTGCTGAAAATGACTTCTCCGTGTCCCAGGCAGAGGTGTCCTCTCGCCAAGCCATGTTAGAAAATGCATCTGACATCAAG CTGGAGAAGTTCAGCATCTCGGCCCACGGCAAGGAGCTATTCGTCAATGCGGACCTGTATATTGTCGCCGGCCGCCGCTATGGGCTGGTGGGACCCAATGG CAAGGGCAAGACCACGCTGCTCAAGCACATCGCCAACCGAGCGCTGAGCATCCCCCCCAACATCGACGTGCTGCTGTGTGAGCAGG AGGTGGTGGCGGATGAGACACCAGCCGTGCAGGCTGTTCTTCGAGCCGACACCAAGCGATTGAAGCTGCTGGAAGAGGAGCGTCGGCTTCAGGGACAGCTGGAACAGGGGGATGACACAGCTGCCGAGAGGCTAGAGAAG gtgTATGAGGAATTGCGGGCCACCGGGGCGGCAGCTGCAGAGGCCAAAGCACGGCGGATCCTGGCCGGTCTGGGCTTCGACCCTGAAATGCAGAGTCGGCCCACACAGAAGTTCTCGGGGGGCTGGCGCATGCGTGTCTCTCTGGCCAG GGCACTGTTCATGGAGCCCACGCTGCTGATGCTGGACGAGCCCACGAACCACCTGGACCTCAACGCCGTCATCTGGCTCAATAA CTACCTCCAGGGCTGGCGGAAGACCTTGCTTATCGTGTCCCACGACCAGGGCTTCCTGGATGACGTCTGCACTGACATCATCCATCTGGACGCCCAGCGGCTCCATTACTACAGGGGCAATTACA TGACCTTCAAGAAGATGTACCAGCAGAAGCAGAAGGAGCTGCTGAAGCAGTACGAGAAGCAGGAGAAAAAGCTGAAGGAGCTGAAGGCGGGGGGCAAGTCCACCAAGCAGGCG GAAAAGCAAACGAAGGAAGCCCTGACTCGAAAGCAGCAGAAATGCCGACGGAAAAACCAGGATGAGGAATCGCAGGAGGCCCCTGAGCTCCTGAAGCGCCCCAAGGAATACACTGTGCGCTTCACCTTCCCCGACCCCCCGCCACTCAGCCCTCCGGTGCTGGGTCTGCACG GTGTGACATTTGGCTATGAGGGGCAGAAACCGCTCTTTAAGAACCTGGACTTTGGCATCGACATGGACTCCAGGA TCTGCATCGTGGGCCCCAATGGCGTGGGCAAGAGCACCCTGCTCCTCTTGCTGACCGGCAAGCTGACGCCG ACCCGCGGGGAAATGAGAAAGAACCATCGGCTG AAAATTGGCTTCTTCAACCAGCAGTATGCAGAGCAGCTGCACATGGAGGAGACGCCCACCGAATACCTGCAGCGCAGCTTCAACCTGCCCTACCAGGACGCCCGCAAGTGCCTGGGCCGCTTTGGCCTGGAGAGTCATGCCCACACCATCCAGATCTGCAAGCTCTCTG GTGGTCAGAAAGCCCGAGTTGTGTTTGCGGAGTTGGCCTGTCGGGAGCCTGATGTCCTCATCTTG GACGAGCCAACCAATAACCTGGACATAGAGTCCATCgatgctctgggggaagccatcAACGAGTACAAGGGTG CTGTGATCGTTGTCAGCCACGACGCGCGACTCATCACGGAAACCAACTGCcagctgtgggtggtggaggagcAGAGTGTCAGCCAAATCGATGGCGACTTCGAGGACTACAAGCGGGAGGTGTTGGAGGCCCTGGGTGAAGTCATGGTCAACCGACCCCGAGAGTGA
- the ABCF1 gene encoding ATP-binding cassette sub-family F member 1 isoform X1 yields the protein MPKGPKQQPPEPEWIGDGESTSPADKVVKKGKKDKKTKKTFFEELAVEDKQAGEEEKALKEKEQQQQQQQVQQQKKKRDTRKGRRKKDVDDDGEEKELMERLKKLSVPASDEEDEVPAPVARAGKKTKGGNVFAALIQDQSEEEEEEEEKHPPKPAKPEKNRINKAVSEEQQQPGLKGRQAREEKSRGKAKPQSKFAALANEEEDEEEEIIKEKEPPKQGKENARKAERGSEEEVEAGEQEEEEGESKADDPYAHLSKKEKKKLKKQMEYERQVASLKAANAAENDFSVSQAEVSSRQAMLENASDIKLEKFSISAHGKELFVNADLYIVAGRRYGLVGPNGKGKTTLLKHIANRALSIPPNIDVLLCEQEVVADETPAVQAVLRADTKRLKLLEEERRLQGQLEQGDDTAAERLEKVYEELRATGAAAAEAKARRILAGLGFDPEMQSRPTQKFSGGWRMRVSLARALFMEPTLLMLDEPTNHLDLNAVIWLNNYLQGWRKTLLIVSHDQGFLDDVCTDIIHLDAQRLHYYRGNYMTFKKMYQQKQKELLKQYEKQEKKLKELKAGGKSTKQAEKQTKEALTRKQQKCRRKNQDEESQEAPELLKRPKEYTVRFTFPDPPPLSPPVLGLHGVTFGYEGQKPLFKNLDFGIDMDSRICIVGPNGVGKSTLLLLLTGKLTPTRGEMRKNHRLKIGFFNQQYAEQLHMEETPTEYLQRSFNLPYQDARKCLGRFGLESHAHTIQICKLSGGQKARVVFAELACREPDVLILDEPTNNLDIESIDALGEAINEYKGAVIVVSHDARLITETNCQLWVVEEQSVSQIDGDFEDYKREVLEALGEVMVNRPRE from the exons ACAAAGtggtgaagaaaggaaagaaggacaaGAAGACCAAAAAGACG TTCTTTGAAGAGCTGGCAGTAGAAGACAAACAGGCTGGCGAGGAAGAGAAAGCGCTCAAGGagaaggagcagcagcagcagcagcagcaggtacAA caGCAAAAAAAGAAGCGAGACACCCGAAAAGGCCGGCGAAAGAAGGATGTGGACGATGATGGCGAGGAGAAAGAGCTCATGGAGCGCCTTAAGAAGCTGTCGGTGCCAGCCAGCGATGAGGAGGACGAGG TGCCTGCCCCGGTAGCCCGAGCGGGGAAGAAGACCAAG GGTGGTAATGTTTTTGCAGCCCTGATTCAGGATcagagtgaggaagaggaggaggaggaagaaaaacatcCCCCTAAGCCTGCCAAGCCAGAGAAGAATCGGATCAATAAG GCTGTATCTGAGGAACAGCAGCAGCCCGGGCTCAAGGGCAGACAGGCACGGGAAGAGAAGTCGAGAGGGAAGGCCAAG CCTCAGAGTAAATTTGCTGCTCTGGCCAATGAAGAagaggatgaagaagaagaaataataaaagaaaaggagcCTCCCAAACAAGGGAAAGAGAATGCCAGGAAGGCAGAGCGG GGTTCAGAGGAAGAAGTTGAAGCTGGCgagcaagaggaggaggaaggagagtctAAGGCAGATGATCCCTATGCTCACCTAagcaaaaaggagaagaaaaagctgAAGAAACAG ATGGAGTATGAGCGCCAGGTGGCTTCATTAAAAGCAGCCAATGCTGCTGAAAATGACTTCTCCGTGTCCCAGGCAGAGGTGTCCTCTCGCCAAGCCATGTTAGAAAATGCATCTGACATCAAG CTGGAGAAGTTCAGCATCTCGGCCCACGGCAAGGAGCTATTCGTCAATGCGGACCTGTATATTGTCGCCGGCCGCCGCTATGGGCTGGTGGGACCCAATGG CAAGGGCAAGACCACGCTGCTCAAGCACATCGCCAACCGAGCGCTGAGCATCCCCCCCAACATCGACGTGCTGCTGTGTGAGCAGG AGGTGGTGGCGGATGAGACACCAGCCGTGCAGGCTGTTCTTCGAGCCGACACCAAGCGATTGAAGCTGCTGGAAGAGGAGCGTCGGCTTCAGGGACAGCTGGAACAGGGGGATGACACAGCTGCCGAGAGGCTAGAGAAG gtgTATGAGGAATTGCGGGCCACCGGGGCGGCAGCTGCAGAGGCCAAAGCACGGCGGATCCTGGCCGGTCTGGGCTTCGACCCTGAAATGCAGAGTCGGCCCACACAGAAGTTCTCGGGGGGCTGGCGCATGCGTGTCTCTCTGGCCAG GGCACTGTTCATGGAGCCCACGCTGCTGATGCTGGACGAGCCCACGAACCACCTGGACCTCAACGCCGTCATCTGGCTCAATAA CTACCTCCAGGGCTGGCGGAAGACCTTGCTTATCGTGTCCCACGACCAGGGCTTCCTGGATGACGTCTGCACTGACATCATCCATCTGGACGCCCAGCGGCTCCATTACTACAGGGGCAATTACA TGACCTTCAAGAAGATGTACCAGCAGAAGCAGAAGGAGCTGCTGAAGCAGTACGAGAAGCAGGAGAAAAAGCTGAAGGAGCTGAAGGCGGGGGGCAAGTCCACCAAGCAGGCG GAAAAGCAAACGAAGGAAGCCCTGACTCGAAAGCAGCAGAAATGCCGACGGAAAAACCAGGATGAGGAATCGCAGGAGGCCCCTGAGCTCCTGAAGCGCCCCAAGGAATACACTGTGCGCTTCACCTTCCCCGACCCCCCGCCACTCAGCCCTCCGGTGCTGGGTCTGCACG GTGTGACATTTGGCTATGAGGGGCAGAAACCGCTCTTTAAGAACCTGGACTTTGGCATCGACATGGACTCCAGGA TCTGCATCGTGGGCCCCAATGGCGTGGGCAAGAGCACCCTGCTCCTCTTGCTGACCGGCAAGCTGACGCCG ACCCGCGGGGAAATGAGAAAGAACCATCGGCTG AAAATTGGCTTCTTCAACCAGCAGTATGCAGAGCAGCTGCACATGGAGGAGACGCCCACCGAATACCTGCAGCGCAGCTTCAACCTGCCCTACCAGGACGCCCGCAAGTGCCTGGGCCGCTTTGGCCTGGAGAGTCATGCCCACACCATCCAGATCTGCAAGCTCTCTG GTGGTCAGAAAGCCCGAGTTGTGTTTGCGGAGTTGGCCTGTCGGGAGCCTGATGTCCTCATCTTG GACGAGCCAACCAATAACCTGGACATAGAGTCCATCgatgctctgggggaagccatcAACGAGTACAAGGGTG CTGTGATCGTTGTCAGCCACGACGCGCGACTCATCACGGAAACCAACTGCcagctgtgggtggtggaggagcAGAGTGTCAGCCAAATCGATGGCGACTTCGAGGACTACAAGCGGGAGGTGTTGGAGGCCCTGGGTGAAGTCATGGTCAACCGACCCCGAGAGTGA